The stretch of DNA AATATATCCTTAGAATTAAATCCCCCGATTTTTATCATAGTCTTTCGCAAACTCGAATGCAGGCGCGAGGGGCTGGATATGCCGCTTTTCTCAGCCGTAGCATATATGTAGAAATCGTTATCGAAATCGCGCGCGGCGGTCAGCTTGTTTTTGGCAAAGCTGAAGCCGCTCTGCTTGGTTGTATGATTCTGGGATATCTCAAGCCGTCCCTGCGCCAAAGGTCGAAACATAACCCGCGCCGATGGTTCGGACATCCTGCCGCCAGCGAAAACCGTGCGGATATAGGCATAGTATTTTTTGCCGTTAGTCAGGCGCAGAAGCTCGATGGATTCGCGGGCAATGTCGCCATCGGTATCGCCGGGATAGGGGCCGCTGTTGTATAGCTCGCCTTCGTTTTCGGGAGTATCGGCCAGATAGATATTATAGCCTGATATAGGCGTTTTATCATCGCGGTTGATGTTCCAACAGAGGGCGGCGCCTTTGCTTTTAGTAGTTGCTTTCAGGTTGTAGGGAACATTTGGCTTGATAACCATAACCGGTTTTGGGCCGCAGGCAAGTATAGATAGAATTGAAAGGACCAGGATTATTAACAGAGTAAAAACCTCATTATATATTTTGGTGATTATTTTCATAGTTATACCATTTGTAAAAATGTTATTAATTTAATAGCCTGTCTTGAAATGATATGCTAATTAAAGCCATACATTATTCCAGCCTGAATTTGAGTTGTTGATAAATCCATCTTGAAGCTTTCCGGTTCGCCATAGATTGGAGAAACAGGCATATTGGTTGTACCAAAAGTCCAATCCCCACGTATGGAGCCGCTGAGTTCTTGCGATATTCTTATATCTATCCCGGCAGTAAAATTTGCCGCCAATGCTGTTTGAACATGCCGGATACTGTAATCGATACTATGGTCAAGCCGCATAGGGAAAACAGAAATTCCCGTTCCCGCAAATGGGATAATCGGTTGTTTGTTCTGAAAATCGAGAAGTACCAGTATGGAGGCGCTGAAAATAGCCACGTTTAGATCAAGATTATGATTGACAACAGTATCTGAGAATTGACCGGTACCTACAAATGCTTGTTTGGTTTTTAATGTATATGTCAAAAAATCAAACTCGCCGGCGAAGTGATGAGAAAATCTGATTCGCAGCCCGGCAGAAAAATCGAATGAACCCTTGAAATCGCCGATAGAATCTGTCGAATTAATTGTATCATAATAGTATTCGTTAGCCCAATTTACAAACTTTTCGAAATGCGGACCGCTGGAGTAGCCGAGTAGAATAAAGAACGAATTCTTATAAAAATATTCCGGCTGACTGTATCGGCCGCCAAACTGCGGCCAGGCTGATTCGGCAAATATGATTAGTAGAGCGCCAGCTAATAGTATTACACGCAATTTTTTCATTGCGCATATTATCAGGGGAAGTACAGACAATGTCAATAGAAATCAGGTATTATAATTGGAAAGGTTGGTGCACGAGGACGTACACCAGCCGCAAGCATACACCGGGACATGATTCATCAGCCGCAAGCATACACGGGGACGTGCATTAACACCAAGGATGCGTATATATGTCCAAAATGCAACTCGTTTTTGAGACCATCTGACTTGGGATAAGAATACGCGCCAACTATAAAAATCTCTTAATCTTACTGCAATTTGCCGTAAAATAGAGGATAATTTTATAAGTATATAGTAAAATTTCTTGACCGCCGACAGTTAATGCCTATATTGAATGCCCAAGACGGTAGCGGCAGTAAAAGTGCTGATAATTATGCCGATACTGTGAATGTTGTTGTTTGACAATAAAGCTTTTTTATGGCGCCCTAGCTCAGTTGGTAGAGCAACGGACTGAAAATCCGTGTGTCCGCAGTTCAATTCTGCGGGGCGCCACTTTTTATTGTTACAGCAAAATGTTGCGATATTATGAAGAACTATTTTCGGGCTTTGACCATCCACATGTCAAAGTGACCGCTAATAATTTAATGACTGGAATATCCATATTATTTGAGACGCTTGATAGAATTATTCTGAATTATTCACAAATTATAACATGTGCTGGCATACGTCTTAGGCATATTTTTCTGCCAGATGTGTCAGGTTTCTCGTTTGACTGCTTAGGTAGAATTCATTCGAAACCCGACCAATAATTGAATGAAATTTAGGAAACTCCAGCTAAACTGCTATTGCTTTTTCGACTATCTATCTATATATTAAACGCGACTTTTATTGATTAAATTATTACTGCGGAGGAATAAATGACTAATATAACCAAACGTGATTTCGTCGCCATTTCAGATTTCAGTGAATCAGAAATCAGGGAAACACTAAAAC from Candidatus Zixiibacteriota bacterium encodes:
- a CDS encoding fibronectin type III domain-containing protein, giving the protein MKIITKIYNEVFTLLIILVLSILSILACGPKPVMVIKPNVPYNLKATTKSKGAALCWNINRDDKTPISGYNIYLADTPENEGELYNSGPYPGDTDGDIARESIELLRLTNGKKYYAYIRTVFAGGRMSEPSARVMFRPLAQGRLEISQNHTTKQSGFSFAKNKLTAARDFDNDFYIYATAEKSGISSPSRLHSSLRKTMIKIGGFNSKDIFRQTKPLIKGRIYILKLTGGGQAKLTLVKFARQQPNLTAVFDYIYYPPGINP